In Clostridium omnivorum, the DNA window ATTATTTATTTAGAGTAATCTTAAACTTAGTTCCTTTACCTTCTTTACTTTCAACATCTATACTTCCTGAATGAAGCTGTATTATATTTTTAACAATAGTTAAGCCTATTCCACTTCCTTCAATTTCGTGTCTACTCTTATCTCCTCTATAAAGCCTTTCAAATATAAATGGCAAATCTTCTTCCTTTATTCCGATACCATTATCTTCAACCTCTATAATGATATTTTCATTATTCTTATACATTTTGATAAGCACCTTACCATTACACGTAGTAAATTTTAAAGCATTTGATATTAGATTTATAAAAACCTGTTTTAACTTATCCTTGTCACCAGTAAGACTATAGTCCTGATTTGGCTCAAAATCATAACTGAGCACAATACCTTTATTTTTTGCTGTCATATAATATTCTTCACATATACCTTGAATAAGCTCATCTAAAACCACATTTCCAAAGTTGAGTTTAATACTCTCGGCTTCAAATTCTTTTAGAACATCTAAATTATTTAATAATCTTCCAAACCTAACTACTTCTTCATTTAAATAATTTAGTCTTTCTGTTGAAGCCGGAAAGAGACCATCTATAATGGCTTCTAGATTATTCTGCAGTACATTCAAAGGTGCTCTTATCTCATGAGATATATCAGAAACCAACCGCTTTCTAAGCATATCCTGATATTTAAGCTTTTCTGCTAAAATATTTACACTTTTACGTAGATTTTCTAGTTCCTCAATATTAGACTTTGTGCTAGATTTAGTGTTAAAATTACCTTTTGACAGGCTTACTGACAGATTTGCCACATCCTTAATTGGAATGGAAAACTTTTTAGAAAAATACAAGCTAATCAAGATAATAATAAATAAAGTTATTACCCCGCTAGTTATAATACTCTTATTTATTGATAATTTAAAATTCACGTCTTCGTCGGACAGCAATACAGAGGAGTATTGACCTATATCAACATATCCAACTACTTCTCCGTTAACTTTAATTTCAAATCTTTTAGAGGTATAAATGCCTTTTTCATTAACAACCATAGTATTCAAATGCTGCTTATCTTTAATATCATTTGGATCCATACCCCATATAGATTTTTTATTTTTATCAAGCAATGTTAAGCAATAATTTCCCATATAAGCTTCATGTAATAATTCTGTACCCGAATCATTAGTCCACTTTCCATCCCTTTTATATATTTCTTGAAGAATTGATACAATTCTCTCATATCTCTTGTTTTGAGTGTCTACCATATATTCATTAAACTTACTATTTACAGTTATATTAACAAAGACAGTTATCAATGTAATTGCAATAATTGAGCATATTATTAATAAAACACTTAATTTACTTCTGATTGACTGCATCTATATATCACCACCGAATTTATATCCTACTTTCATAACTGTTATAACATACTTAGGATTTTTTGTATCCTTCTCTATCTTTTTACGTATATTTTTTATATAAACATCTACAGTTCTATCATAGCCTTCAAAATCTATACCGAATACCTTATCTATAAGCTGTTCTCTAGATAATACCTTACCTTTATTTACTAGTAGTGTATATAATATATCAAATTCATTTGGAGTAAAGGACACTTCCTCTCCATTTATTTTTACTGTTCTTTCACCATAATCAACAATTAGCCTTCCATCATTAAATATAGTAGAATCCTTCTCATTTTCTGCATTTACTCTCCTAAAAAGTGCATTCACTCTTGCAGTTAGCTCCCTTGGGCTAAAGGGCTTAACTAAGTATTCGTCTGCTCCTATATTAAGACCCTCTATTCTATCATTTAATGCTCCCTTTGCTGTAAGCATAAAAATATGCACTTCTGAGCTTTTCCTTATTATCTTACAAATATCTTCCCCATTTATATCTGGAAGCATTAAATCAAGTATTATCAATTTAAAATCTATTGTTTTAAAAAGTTCAATTCCTTTAAGTCCTCTTGTAGTACAATACACCTTATACCCTTCTTTTTCTAAATAGGCCTTTAAAACCTCAGATACTCTTTCTTCATCCTCAATTATCAAGATGTTATACATATATTAATACACCTCCCGTATATTTAATAAAACACTAAAATATAGAAAGTAGAATACATTCACTTTTTACTTAATTGAAATAATTATAACAGAATCTTTTAAAAATTATATAAAGATTTTCTCTATCAGCTTCAGTTTATAATTATTTTATATCTTTTATAATAATTTTATAAAAGCAAAAAAACAAGAGACAGAAA includes these proteins:
- a CDS encoding sensor histidine kinase; its protein translation is MQSIRSKLSVLLIICSIIAITLITVFVNITVNSKFNEYMVDTQNKRYERIVSILQEIYKRDGKWTNDSGTELLHEAYMGNYCLTLLDKNKKSIWGMDPNDIKDKQHLNTMVVNEKGIYTSKRFEIKVNGEVVGYVDIGQYSSVLLSDEDVNFKLSINKSIITSGVITLFIIILISLYFSKKFSIPIKDVANLSVSLSKGNFNTKSSTKSNIEELENLRKSVNILAEKLKYQDMLRKRLVSDISHEIRAPLNVLQNNLEAIIDGLFPASTERLNYLNEEVVRFGRLLNNLDVLKEFEAESIKLNFGNVVLDELIQGICEEYYMTAKNKGIVLSYDFEPNQDYSLTGDKDKLKQVFINLISNALKFTTCNGKVLIKMYKNNENIIIEVEDNGIGIKEEDLPFIFERLYRGDKSRHEIEGSGIGLTIVKNIIQLHSGSIDVESKEGKGTKFKITLNK
- a CDS encoding response regulator transcription factor, with protein sequence MYNILIIEDEERVSEVLKAYLEKEGYKVYCTTRGLKGIELFKTIDFKLIILDLMLPDINGEDICKIIRKSSEVHIFMLTAKGALNDRIEGLNIGADEYLVKPFSPRELTARVNALFRRVNAENEKDSTIFNDGRLIVDYGERTVKINGEEVSFTPNEFDILYTLLVNKGKVLSREQLIDKVFGIDFEGYDRTVDVYIKNIRKKIEKDTKNPKYVITVMKVGYKFGGDI